In Blastopirellula sp. J2-11, a single genomic region encodes these proteins:
- a CDS encoding PQQ-binding-like beta-propeller repeat protein has product MIRSASLMLLALTVSPISAADWPQWLGPQRDSIWRESGVVTQFPDTGAKIKWRVPVSYGYSGPAVADGRVYLTDYVKKSGDITNNAGGPDVLTGVERVLCLDADSGKEVWKYEYPRNYSISYGAGPRATPTVDGDKVYTLGAEGDLICFNAKDGAVVWKKELRKEYKCDAPFWGYSAAPLVDGDTLYCLVGGEGSIAVAFDKNSGKELWRALSSTSQGYCPPTMIEFGGKQQLLIWHPLSLNSLNPATGEVYWTVSLEPSYAMSISPPRLMGDMLFAGGYSDTSVMLKLTEEPGAEVVWRGTGKSSIATANAPPIMTPKTIYGVDGISGALMAAKVEDGERLWETQKPTSPERRPKHATAFLVKLGEAGDRFILASETGDLIFADLTPEGYAEINRAHILEPTNNAFGRDVVWSHPAYANQSAYLRNDKELVCVDLAAE; this is encoded by the coding sequence ATGATTCGGTCCGCTTCGTTGATGCTGCTGGCCCTGACGGTTTCCCCCATCTCGGCGGCGGATTGGCCGCAATGGCTCGGTCCGCAGCGAGATAGTATTTGGCGCGAAAGCGGCGTCGTCACCCAATTTCCTGATACTGGCGCCAAGATCAAATGGCGCGTCCCGGTCAGCTACGGCTACTCGGGACCGGCGGTTGCGGATGGCCGCGTTTATCTAACTGACTATGTGAAGAAGTCAGGCGACATCACCAACAACGCTGGCGGTCCGGACGTTTTGACCGGCGTCGAACGGGTGCTTTGTTTGGACGCCGATAGCGGCAAAGAAGTTTGGAAATATGAGTATCCTCGCAATTACAGCATCAGCTATGGCGCCGGTCCGCGGGCAACACCGACCGTCGACGGCGATAAGGTTTACACTTTGGGCGCCGAGGGAGACTTGATCTGTTTCAACGCCAAAGATGGCGCCGTCGTCTGGAAAAAAGAGCTGCGTAAAGAATACAAGTGCGACGCGCCGTTTTGGGGCTATTCGGCCGCACCGCTTGTCGATGGCGATACGCTCTATTGCCTGGTGGGCGGTGAGGGTTCGATCGCGGTCGCGTTCGACAAGAATAGTGGGAAAGAATTGTGGCGAGCCCTTTCTTCCACGTCGCAGGGCTATTGCCCGCCGACGATGATCGAGTTTGGTGGCAAACAGCAACTGCTGATCTGGCACCCCCTTTCCCTGAACAGCTTGAATCCGGCGACCGGCGAAGTTTATTGGACAGTTTCGTTGGAACCGTCGTACGCGATGTCGATTTCGCCTCCCCGCTTGATGGGTGACATGCTCTTTGCCGGCGGATATTCCGACACCAGCGTGATGCTGAAACTGACCGAAGAACCCGGCGCCGAAGTTGTGTGGCGCGGAACCGGGAAATCTTCGATTGCGACCGCCAACGCTCCTCCGATCATGACCCCCAAGACAATCTACGGCGTGGATGGAATCAGCGGCGCACTGATGGCGGCTAAAGTTGAAGATGGGGAGCGACTCTGGGAAACGCAAAAGCCGACTTCGCCCGAGCGGCGCCCCAAACATGCGACCGCCTTCTTAGTGAAGTTGGGCGAGGCCGGCGATCGCTTCATTTTGGCCAGCGAAACCGGCGACTTGATCTTCGCCGACCTGACGCCAGAGGGTTATGCCGAAATCAACCGCGCTCACATCTTGGAACCGACCAACAATGCGTTCGGCCGCGACGTGGTTTGGAGCCATCCAGCCTACGCCAACCAATCGGCCTATCTCCGTAATGACAAAGAGCTTGTCTGCGTGGATCTGGCGGCCGAATAG
- the ileS gene encoding isoleucine--tRNA ligase, translating to MFPENQQNVQFPQLEAEVLDFWKSQKIYEKSLDARRDGPKFVFYEGPPTANGMPHPGHCLTRAIKDVFPRYRTMKGYYCERKAGWDTHGLPVEVEVCKEMGIHSKEEIENFGIEPFIHKCQASVWRYMQEWERLTERLGFWLKLDEAYVTYHQSYVESVWWALKNFYDRGLLYQGHKIVWWWAQGGTALSSGEVGQGYREVADPSVYVRFPLIEDPKTALLVWTTTPWTLPSNQFAAVHPELEYSTVEDEETGEHLILATALVEPLATKTKKNWKTIATCQGATLLGKRYLPPFDYYYKDLGDTQGTLADDAKTKQHIAWRVVAADFVTTDSGTGVVHQAPAFGEVDYDVLKEEQDRFAPGEGPELICAVGPDGKFTDEAPNYQGRWVKEADKDIAHELKTRGRLFLLDQYLHDYPFCWRADEDPLIQYPRKSWFVRTTQFKDEMVANNQQINWLPDHIRDGRFGNFLESNVDWALSRERYWGTPLPIWVCEETGQAEAVASYAELEAKPGATGFEVWEAAKKKNPKLVDDLKIHKPYIDAITYDSPFAPGAKMQRVTEVIDCWFDSGAMPFAQWGYPHQNANRFEDQFPADFISEAIDQTRGWFYSQLAISTLLFGKGGDGQTVRHEYPHPFKNCIVLGLMLGEDGQKMSKSKRNYREPNEIFDKYGADALRWYLFANQPPWTSIRYNEQSIKDSIPEFLLRLWNVYSFFTIYANIDGFQPEQALTGQAGQLSSIDFAGAKGYRPAAERSELDRWVLSELNQAIATVVERMDAYDNYGACGALTSFVDALSNWYVRRSRDRFWSGDKESPEKQDAYWTLYECLITTCKLIAPFTPFLAEGLWRSLAGVFGDRAIESVHLCDFPTADETAVDRQLSTRMNLIREISSLGRKARMDEKLKVRQPLSLVEVVLADATHQDWLESHGGLIREELNVKEVQFTQEGQKYIDYQVQPNFKRLGPKIGKLLPQVKGALAKADGGELLSQLESNGKITLEVGGQAIELDGEDIQVRLQAKPGWAAAQGKMCVVVLNKELTPELLREGYCKDLVRLIQDQRKEMDLAYTDRIEIGVVTDADELTAALTENGAYITGETLGKNLVLKALSGATTIECEIGDFAAKLFVKKV from the coding sequence ATGTTTCCTGAAAACCAACAAAACGTGCAGTTCCCCCAACTGGAAGCCGAAGTTCTGGATTTCTGGAAGTCGCAGAAGATCTACGAAAAATCGCTCGACGCGCGGCGTGACGGTCCCAAATTTGTCTTCTACGAAGGACCTCCCACCGCCAACGGCATGCCGCATCCTGGTCACTGCCTGACCCGCGCGATCAAAGACGTCTTCCCCCGTTATCGCACGATGAAGGGATACTACTGCGAGCGCAAAGCAGGCTGGGACACGCACGGGCTGCCGGTCGAAGTCGAAGTCTGCAAAGAGATGGGAATCCACTCGAAGGAAGAGATCGAAAATTTCGGCATCGAACCGTTCATCCACAAGTGCCAGGCCAGCGTTTGGCGTTACATGCAAGAGTGGGAACGCCTGACCGAACGTCTCGGCTTTTGGTTGAAGTTGGACGAAGCTTACGTCACCTACCATCAAAGCTATGTCGAAAGCGTCTGGTGGGCGCTGAAGAACTTCTACGATCGCGGCCTCCTTTACCAAGGTCACAAGATTGTCTGGTGGTGGGCTCAAGGAGGAACGGCGCTTTCCAGCGGCGAAGTCGGCCAAGGATATCGCGAAGTCGCCGACCCCAGCGTCTATGTTCGCTTCCCACTGATCGAAGACCCCAAGACCGCACTGCTGGTCTGGACGACAACTCCTTGGACGTTGCCGAGCAATCAGTTCGCCGCCGTGCATCCGGAGCTTGAGTACTCGACCGTCGAAGATGAAGAGACCGGCGAGCATCTGATCTTAGCGACCGCACTGGTCGAACCGTTGGCGACCAAAACGAAGAAGAACTGGAAGACGATCGCGACTTGCCAAGGCGCGACCTTGTTGGGCAAACGTTATCTGCCGCCGTTTGACTACTACTACAAAGATCTGGGCGACACGCAAGGAACGTTGGCCGACGACGCCAAAACCAAGCAGCACATCGCATGGCGCGTGGTCGCTGCCGATTTTGTGACGACCGACAGCGGAACCGGCGTTGTCCATCAAGCGCCGGCGTTTGGCGAAGTCGACTATGACGTTTTGAAAGAAGAGCAAGATCGCTTCGCACCGGGCGAAGGCCCCGAATTGATCTGCGCTGTTGGTCCCGACGGCAAGTTCACTGACGAAGCGCCCAACTACCAAGGTCGCTGGGTCAAAGAGGCCGACAAAGACATCGCCCATGAGCTGAAAACGCGGGGTCGGCTCTTTTTGCTCGATCAATATCTGCACGACTATCCCTTCTGCTGGCGTGCAGACGAAGATCCGCTCATCCAGTATCCGCGGAAGAGCTGGTTCGTCCGCACGACGCAGTTCAAAGATGAAATGGTGGCGAACAATCAGCAGATCAATTGGCTGCCGGATCATATCCGCGACGGGCGCTTCGGCAACTTTCTCGAATCAAACGTCGACTGGGCGCTGTCGCGCGAACGCTATTGGGGAACTCCGCTGCCGATCTGGGTTTGCGAAGAAACGGGTCAAGCCGAAGCGGTCGCCAGCTACGCCGAGCTAGAAGCGAAGCCGGGCGCAACCGGCTTTGAAGTTTGGGAAGCGGCCAAGAAAAAAAATCCCAAACTGGTCGACGATCTGAAGATCCACAAGCCGTACATCGACGCGATCACCTACGATTCTCCCTTCGCCCCTGGGGCGAAGATGCAGCGGGTCACCGAAGTGATCGACTGCTGGTTTGACTCCGGCGCGATGCCGTTTGCACAGTGGGGCTATCCGCATCAAAACGCCAACCGGTTTGAAGACCAGTTTCCGGCAGACTTTATCAGCGAAGCGATCGACCAGACGCGCGGCTGGTTCTATAGCCAATTGGCGATCAGCACGCTGCTGTTCGGCAAGGGAGGCGACGGTCAAACGGTGCGGCATGAATATCCGCATCCCTTCAAAAACTGCATCGTGCTTGGCCTGATGCTGGGCGAAGATGGCCAGAAGATGTCTAAGAGCAAGCGAAACTATCGCGAGCCGAACGAGATCTTCGACAAGTATGGCGCCGACGCGCTGCGCTGGTATCTGTTCGCCAATCAGCCGCCGTGGACGTCGATCCGCTACAACGAACAATCGATCAAAGACAGCATCCCCGAGTTCCTGCTGCGGCTCTGGAACGTCTATAGTTTCTTCACGATCTACGCCAACATCGACGGCTTCCAGCCTGAGCAAGCGTTGACCGGCCAAGCAGGTCAATTGTCGTCTATCGACTTTGCCGGCGCGAAAGGCTATCGTCCTGCCGCCGAGCGCAGCGAGCTGGATCGTTGGGTCCTCAGCGAATTAAATCAGGCGATCGCGACGGTCGTCGAGCGGATGGACGCGTACGACAACTACGGCGCGTGCGGAGCGTTGACCAGCTTTGTCGACGCATTGAGCAATTGGTACGTACGCCGCAGTCGCGATCGCTTCTGGAGCGGCGACAAAGAGTCGCCCGAGAAGCAGGACGCTTACTGGACGCTTTACGAATGTTTGATCACCACCTGCAAGCTGATCGCGCCGTTCACGCCGTTTTTGGCCGAAGGATTATGGCGCAGTCTCGCCGGCGTCTTTGGAGATCGCGCGATCGAAAGCGTCCACTTGTGCGACTTCCCCACAGCGGACGAAACGGCGGTCGACCGCCAGCTGTCGACGCGCATGAACTTAATCCGTGAGATCTCGTCCCTCGGCCGCAAGGCCCGCATGGACGAGAAGCTGAAGGTTCGCCAACCATTATCGCTGGTCGAAGTCGTGCTAGCCGACGCGACGCATCAAGATTGGCTCGAATCGCATGGCGGCTTGATCCGCGAAGAACTGAACGTCAAAGAAGTCCAGTTCACGCAAGAAGGTCAAAAATACATCGACTATCAAGTGCAGCCGAACTTCAAGCGACTCGGTCCGAAAATCGGCAAACTGTTACCGCAGGTCAAAGGCGCGTTGGCGAAAGCGGACGGAGGCGAGTTGTTGTCGCAGTTGGAATCCAACGGCAAGATCACGCTGGAGGTGGGCGGCCAAGCGATCGAGTTGGACGGCGAAGATATCCAAGTTCGCCTACAAGCGAAGCCCGGCTGGGCCGCCGCACAAGGGAAAATGTGCGTCGTGGTGCTCAACAAAGAGCTGACGCCGGAGTTGCTGCGTGAAGGGTACTGCAAAGACCTGGTTCGCTTGATCCAAGATCAACGCAAAGAAATGGACCTGGCCTATACCGACCGGATCGAAATCGGCGTCGTGACCGACGCCGACGAGCTGACTGCGGCGCTGACCGAAAACGGCGCGTACATCACCGGCGAAACGCTGGGAAAAAATCTCGTTTTGAAAGCCTTGTCCGGCGCCACGACGATCGAGTGTGAGATTGGAGATTTTGCGGCGAAGCTGTTCGTGAAGAAGGTTTAA
- the purN gene encoding phosphoribosylglycinamide formyltransferase, protein MNGSTHSAENPLRVAVLISGGGTTLRNLIEKIAVDQLWIKITVVVASTAKAKGLQYATDADIPSTIVDWNSHDSTESFSTTVFDACRAAEVDLIVMGGFLKHVLIPDDFENRVINIHPSLVPSFCGAGFYGAKVHQAALDYGVKVSGCTVHLVDNHYDHGPVVAQQSIPVLPDDDAASLAARVFEVECELYPQVLQAFAAGRVTIDGRRVTIR, encoded by the coding sequence ATGAACGGTTCGACTCATTCCGCTGAAAATCCGCTGCGCGTCGCCGTGCTGATCTCTGGCGGCGGCACGACGTTGCGCAATCTGATCGAGAAGATCGCCGTCGATCAGCTCTGGATCAAGATTACTGTGGTCGTTGCGAGCACCGCGAAAGCGAAAGGTTTGCAATACGCAACCGATGCCGATATTCCTTCGACGATTGTCGACTGGAACTCGCACGACTCGACCGAGTCGTTCAGCACGACGGTGTTCGACGCGTGTCGCGCCGCCGAGGTTGATTTGATCGTGATGGGCGGGTTCTTAAAGCATGTGTTGATCCCGGACGATTTTGAAAATCGCGTGATCAACATCCACCCGTCCTTGGTGCCGTCGTTCTGCGGCGCCGGTTTTTACGGCGCCAAAGTACATCAAGCGGCGCTCGATTACGGCGTCAAAGTGAGCGGCTGCACCGTTCACCTGGTCGACAATCATTACGACCACGGCCCAGTGGTCGCGCAGCAGTCGATTCCGGTGCTGCCGGATGACGACGCCGCTTCGCTCGCTGCACGAGTGTTTGAAGTCGAATGCGAACTCTACCCGCAAGTCCTTCAGGCGTTCGCCGCCGGCCGCGTGACGATCGACGGTCGCCGCGTTACCATTCGCTAG